A window of Marinobacter salarius contains these coding sequences:
- the radC gene encoding RadC family protein — protein sequence MSNSDWPTDERPRERLLAHGAGSLSDAELLAIFLRTGTTGMPVMALARHLTEAFGGLRGLMTASRRQFCDVKGLGTAKYAQVQAAMEMAKRVMDEPLRQGDPLRSPEDTRRFLCSRLGTYPHEVFSGLFLDNRHRVIRYQELFRGTIDGAAVYPREVVRQALEFNAAAVIFAHNHPSGVAEPSQSDISLTRRLKEALELVDIRVLDHMVVGHGEVISLAERGLM from the coding sequence ATGTCGAATTCAGACTGGCCCACCGACGAACGCCCGAGGGAACGCCTGCTGGCCCACGGCGCCGGCAGCCTGTCGGACGCGGAACTGCTGGCCATATTTTTGCGAACCGGCACCACCGGCATGCCGGTGATGGCGCTCGCCCGCCATCTCACCGAAGCCTTCGGTGGCCTGCGAGGATTGATGACCGCTTCGCGCAGGCAATTCTGCGACGTGAAAGGGCTCGGCACCGCAAAGTACGCTCAGGTCCAGGCCGCCATGGAGATGGCCAAACGGGTCATGGACGAGCCGCTTCGCCAGGGGGACCCATTGCGCTCACCGGAGGATACCCGGCGTTTTCTGTGCAGTCGCCTGGGAACCTACCCCCATGAGGTTTTCTCAGGCCTGTTCCTGGATAACCGACATCGGGTGATCCGCTATCAGGAATTATTCCGGGGCACAATTGACGGCGCGGCGGTCTACCCGCGGGAGGTCGTCCGGCAAGCCCTGGAGTTCAACGCAGCGGCCGTTATTTTTGCCCACAACCACCCCTCGGGGGTCGCGGAGCCCAGCCAGTCGGACATTTCACTGACTCGGCGATTGAAAGAAGCGCTGGAGTTGGTGGATATCAGGGTTCTTGACCATATGGTTGTCGGCCATGGTGAGGTAATATCACTTGCAGAACGGGGACTGATGTAA
- the coaBC gene encoding bifunctional phosphopantothenoylcysteine decarboxylase/phosphopantothenate--cysteine ligase CoaBC, which yields MAAKRILLGVTGGIAAYKSAELVRLLKKSGHEVRVVMTRGAEAFVTPLTFQALSGEPVRTSLLDPEAESGMGHIELAKWADQVVIAPASADFIARLAQGMADDLLTTLCCATEAPIAVAPAMNQAMWGNRRTQRNIGLLAADAQVTLWGPGQGAQACGDVGAGRMLEPTVLFDLISGATNGPLAGRRVVITAGPTREPIDPVRYISNYSSGKMGYALASAARMAGANVVLVSGPVSIEAPAGVEVRSVTTAQDMLEYASGAVDEGCDLFIATAAVADYRPDSCAGDKIKKTDEGMSLSLVRNPDTLAAIAARADAPFTVGFAAETRDVEHYALDKLTRKKLSMIVANDVSAPGLGFNSDNNAVIAFWPQGREAIGPDTKLAIAERLIALIGEHLKSKAGSAGGL from the coding sequence ATGGCTGCTAAACGAATTCTTCTGGGTGTGACCGGTGGCATCGCTGCCTACAAGAGCGCAGAACTGGTTCGCCTGCTGAAAAAATCCGGTCACGAGGTGCGGGTTGTGATGACCCGTGGCGCCGAGGCCTTCGTGACACCGCTGACGTTTCAGGCGCTTAGCGGTGAGCCGGTCAGAACTTCTTTGCTGGATCCGGAAGCAGAGTCCGGAATGGGGCATATAGAACTGGCAAAATGGGCTGATCAGGTGGTGATTGCACCCGCCTCCGCGGATTTCATCGCTCGCCTGGCCCAAGGCATGGCCGACGACCTGCTGACCACCCTGTGCTGTGCCACAGAAGCCCCCATCGCGGTGGCTCCGGCGATGAATCAGGCCATGTGGGGCAACCGCAGGACCCAGAGAAACATTGGGCTGCTGGCGGCGGATGCACAGGTAACCCTCTGGGGCCCCGGCCAGGGCGCCCAGGCCTGCGGTGATGTGGGAGCGGGCCGAATGCTGGAGCCCACCGTGTTGTTTGATCTGATTTCCGGTGCTACCAACGGCCCACTGGCGGGGCGGCGTGTGGTTATTACCGCAGGCCCTACCCGGGAGCCGATTGACCCGGTGCGCTATATCAGCAATTACAGCTCTGGCAAGATGGGGTATGCGTTGGCCTCAGCCGCAAGAATGGCCGGTGCGAACGTCGTCCTTGTCAGTGGGCCGGTGTCCATTGAAGCGCCGGCGGGCGTTGAGGTTCGCAGTGTGACAACCGCGCAGGACATGCTGGAGTATGCAAGTGGCGCTGTGGATGAAGGCTGCGATCTGTTTATTGCGACGGCGGCGGTGGCGGATTATCGCCCCGATAGCTGTGCCGGCGACAAAATCAAGAAAACGGATGAAGGCATGAGTCTGTCGCTGGTGCGTAATCCTGATACCCTCGCCGCCATAGCTGCGCGTGCCGATGCGCCCTTTACCGTGGGTTTTGCAGCAGAAACCCGGGACGTTGAGCACTATGCCCTCGATAAACTGACACGCAAAAAGCTGAGTATGATTGTGGCCAATGACGTGTCTGCGCCGGGGCTGGGCTTCAACAGTGACAATAATGCTGTGATCGCTTTCTGGCCACAGGGCCGGGAGGCCATCGGGCCCGACACCAAGTTGGCAATCGCCGAGCGGCTGATTGCGCTGATTGGTGAACACCTCAAATCAAAGGCTGGCTCCGCTGGCGGTCTGTAA
- the dut gene encoding dUTP diphosphatase — MTRKTFQVRILDDRIGRSVPFPEYATDGSAGLDLRACLDAPLTLKPGQTELIKTGLSIHIADTSLAAMILPRSGLGHKHGIVLGNLVGLIDSDYQGELMVSCWNRGQTEFTIDVGERIAQLVLVPVVQADFEVVSSFDASVRGDGGFGSTGTR, encoded by the coding sequence ATGACCCGCAAAACCTTTCAGGTACGCATCCTGGATGACCGGATCGGTCGTTCAGTTCCCTTTCCCGAATATGCGACGGACGGCTCTGCCGGCCTGGATCTGCGCGCCTGTCTGGACGCGCCGCTCACACTGAAACCCGGGCAGACCGAACTGATAAAAACCGGACTCTCGATTCACATCGCGGATACCTCGTTGGCAGCGATGATTCTTCCGCGCAGCGGCCTCGGCCACAAACATGGCATTGTGTTGGGCAACCTGGTGGGCCTGATCGATTCCGATTATCAGGGCGAATTAATGGTTTCCTGCTGGAATCGGGGGCAAACCGAGTTCACCATCGACGTGGGTGAGCGCATTGCGCAGCTGGTGCTTGTGCCAGTCGTACAGGCAGACTTTGAAGTGGTGTCGTCCTTTGACGCCAGCGTGCGAGGTGACGGCGGTTTTGGTTCCACGGGAACCCGATGA